The Deltaproteobacteria bacterium genome segment GAAGAGGCGCTCGATCTGACGTTGGGAACGGAAGCGCGGCAGCGGATCCAGGTCGCGCGCGAAGTCGACGGCGTCGCCGTGCGCACCGACCCGGGGCTCGTACGCCACCTGCTCACCAACCTGGTCGCAAACGCCGTCGACGCGATGCCGAACGGCGGGCGGCTGGAAGTGCAGGCGCGCAGCGAAGGCAAGGAGGTGGTGCTGCGCGTGAGCGACACCGGCACCGGGATGCAGCCAGACGTGAAGCGGCACATCTTCGAGGCGTTCTTCACTACCAAGCCTGACGGGAAGGGCACCGGGCTGGGCCTCGCCATCTGCAAGGAGATCGCGCGCGCGCTTCGCGGCCGCATCGACGTGGAGAGCGAACCGGGAAAGGGCTCCGCGTTCACGGTGCGCTTTCCGGAAGCGGACGCGCACGCTGCCTGAACGTCCGTTATGGTCTCCGCCATGTCGCAGCCGGCCCGTATCCTGGTGGTGGACGACGACGGGGCCTCTCGCTCGCTGATGGCGCAGATCCTCGCCGAGGACGGCCACGGCGTCGTCGTCTGCGCGGACGGGGCGGAAGCCATCGAAAGGCTCGAGCGCGACGGCGAGTTCGACGCGGTGGTCAGCGACATCCGCATGGTCGACGTCGACGGGCTGGAGGTCCTCGACTGGGTGCGCAAGCATGCGCCCGAGACGCCGGTCCTCCTGGTGACGGCCTTCGGCAACGTCGACGGCGCCGTCGGGGCCATCCGCCGCGGCGCTTACGACTACATCTCCAAGCCCTACGACGTGAACACCATCAAGCTGGTCGTCGACCGGGCGCTGCGCCACCGGCGGCTCGCCACCGAGAACCGCCGGCTGAAACGCGAGATCCGCGAGAAGTACGCGCTGGCCAACGTGGTCGGCCGCAGCGAGGGAATGCTGCAGGTCTACAAGACGGCCGCGCGCGTCGCGCTCACCGACGCGACCGTGCTGGTGGTCGGCGAAAGCGGCACCGGCAAGGAGTTGGTGGCCCGCGCCATCCACACCTCCAGCGCGCGCGCCGCGGGCGCGTTCATCGCCGTGGACTGCGGCGCCATCGCGGAAGGAGTGCTGGAGAGCGAGCTCTTCGGGCACGCGCGCGGCAGCTTCACTGGCGCGACCGGCGCCCGGCGCGGCCTCTTCGAAGAGGCCAGCGGCGGGACCTTGTTCCTCGACGAGATCGGCGACATCGGCGGCCGCATCCAGGGGCAGCTGTTGCGGGTGCTGCAGGAAGGGGAGATCCGCCGGGTCGGCGAGAGCGCGCCCATCCGCGTCGACACGCGGGTCGTGGCGGCCACCAACAAGGACCTCGCGGACGCAGTGAAGGGGGGAAAGTTTCGCGAAGACCTCTTCTACCGCCTGAACGTCGTCACCATCCGTATTCCCCCGCTCCGCGAGCGACGCGAGGACATCCCGCTGCTCGCCGAGCATTTCGCCGCCCGGCATGCGGGGGAGCGGGGTGCTTCGCTGACGACCGAGGCGCGCGAGGCGATGCTCCTCTGGGACTGGCCGGGGAACGTCCGCGAGCTGGACAACTCGGTGGCGCGGGCGTTGGCGTTGAACCCGGGGGGAACCATCCTGCCGGAGGATCTGCCGGAGGCGGTGCGGGAGCGCTGGCAGCACCGCCGCGGATCGCCGGCGAAGGCGCCTTCGACGATTTCGCCGGCTGCAACGTCTCCGGCGCCTGAGCCGCTGGTCGGAGATCATCCGACGCTCGACGAGCTCAGCCGCCGGTACGCGGAGCGCGTCCTGCGGGATTCCGGGGGCAACAAGACGCGTGCCGCCGAAGCGCTGGGGATCGATCGGAAAACTCTTTCGCGCTTGCTCCGGGAGGAGTAGGAGTTTTCTGTTTCTCTGTCGGACAGTCCGGCAATTTCGCCGCCCTTCGCTGTCGGCGGGGTGACAGAATCTGGCGGTCGGTCGAACCCTGCTTCTGTGATTTCAGGGACTTGGCCCGCAGTGAAGAGCTGGCAAGCTGCGTGCATCGAACAGGGGACAGGACCGATCGGGAGGAACCCCCCAATGCCGCAAGAGCCCCGCCAAGACGACCGAACCCAGAGACTCCAGCTCATCGGCCGCGTTCAGTTTGCCTACGAGCAGTTGAAGGAGACGATGCAGCGCTACCACGACGACTCGCCGCGCGCCCGCGCAGCGATCGCGGCGGCAAAGCGCCGCCTCGCCGTGTTGAACCGCGCCCTCGCCATCATCGCCCTCGAGGCGGCGCAGCAGCCGGCCTAGGCACGTTTGAAGACGCGGAACAGCCACCACAACGACGGAAACAGCACGACGGAACCGATCGCGAGCGCGAGGAGCAGCAAGCGCAAGGTCGGTTCTGGCGCCGCCGCGCCCTGCAGCGTCAAGTCCGGCGCGATCAGGTAGGGCCGCTGGGCGGCGCCCCAACCGCCGACGATCAGCGCCACCTGGACGACCGCCAATGCGCGGGCAGTGCGAAATCGCCGGGTGAACAGTGCCCAAAGGGCGCCCACGGCTGCAGCTCCCGTCGCCAACTGCAGCGGCCAGCTCCACGGCGACCTCAACAGCGTCTCGCGGAAATGCCCGGCGCCGGGAGGGGTGAGCAGGCCCGCGGCGAGGGCGCAGGCCCCGACGACGACGGCGGAGACGATGGCACGCGCACGAAAATCGTCGCGCAGCTCCGGGTCGGCCGCCTCGACCGCGAGGTATACGGCGGCCAGGTACGCGAACAGCGCCAGCGCGAACGCGCCCACCGCGAGCGGAAACGGCGCCAGCCAGGGACGGAAGAAGCCCAGCTCGGGAGCGC includes the following:
- a CDS encoding sigma-54-dependent Fis family transcriptional regulator codes for the protein MSQPARILVVDDDGASRSLMAQILAEDGHGVVVCADGAEAIERLERDGEFDAVVSDIRMVDVDGLEVLDWVRKHAPETPVLLVTAFGNVDGAVGAIRRGAYDYISKPYDVNTIKLVVDRALRHRRLATENRRLKREIREKYALANVVGRSEGMLQVYKTAARVALTDATVLVVGESGTGKELVARAIHTSSARAAGAFIAVDCGAIAEGVLESELFGHARGSFTGATGARRGLFEEASGGTLFLDEIGDIGGRIQGQLLRVLQEGEIRRVGESAPIRVDTRVVAATNKDLADAVKGGKFREDLFYRLNVVTIRIPPLRERREDIPLLAEHFAARHAGERGASLTTEAREAMLLWDWPGNVRELDNSVARALALNPGGTILPEDLPEAVRERWQHRRGSPAKAPSTISPAATSPAPEPLVGDHPTLDELSRRYAERVLRDSGGNKTRAAEALGIDRKTLSRLLREE
- a CDS encoding cytochrome d ubiquinol oxidase subunit II, which translates into the protein MLVSLIAYCVLAGADFGGGVWDLLATGPRAERQRRLADDAIAPVWEANHVWLILIVVLLFTGFPRAFAAASIGLHVPLTLMLLGIVLRGSAWAFRRYGGRARWGRIFAVASATTPIFLGSALGAITSGALRAGPDGAPELGFFRPWLAPFPLAVGAFALALFAYLAAVYLAVEAADPELRDDFRARAIVSAVVVGACALAAGLLTPPGAGHFRETLLRSPWSWPLQLATGAAAVGALWALFTRRFRTARALAVVQVALIVGGWGAAQRPYLIAPDLTLQGAAAPEPTLRLLLLALAIGSVVLFPSLWWLFRVFKRA